The genomic region AGTAATTTCTTAAAAAGCTTCTCATCATTGGATATAAATGTATTTCTAGGTAGTGATTATACTGCAAAAAGGAATGTGCTGAAATACAACTTACTTATGTGCTGTCTAAGAGAGATGAATTTTACCTGCGGTCTCAAAAAGTAAAAAAGTAGTTTTGATGTGTCTTATTTAATCGACAACATTATACCCAAGACTTTTCAGGTTTTCGAAAATTTTCTTTCCAAATGATGGTATGAATGCTATGTAAGGTTTCTCATTCATTTTGTTGTGCTCTATCAAAAAACCAACATGTGTCTGTACGGAATCGTCTTGTTTCCTAATCTTCTTATGTCTTCTGATGACCACAACGTTTTCCTTCCTGATTTCCACTCTTGTCAGGATTCCTTTTATTGTAATCTTGTTTGTGTCCGCCTTTAATTTCAGGAATGGTCCTGAAGAGTAGGTAAAGTTCTTTTCGTCCTTGCCTCTATAAAGGCCTCCGTATGCTGTATATGTCGTTATTTCATCAACTCCTTGCAAATAATTTCATGACCACTTCCGTGTTTAACTTTCCGAAATCGTTAAAGTATGTGATTGTTTTTCCATGTTATCGCCTTCGTGACTTTGTGATATGGAATTGGATGATTCCTTGCTCAATAATGTAGATATCTCAGTATATTATCCATTGATTGCGTATATATGTATATCAGAGATTATATATAGAGCCTATTTCAAAACCTTTCCCCTATCTTTTTCCAGCATAACAAGAAGCATGCAATATCTAATAACCCTTTGAAAACAATATTCAGTCTTTCATACCTACTTGCTATTTTCCTGAATCCCATCTTCAACCATGCAAAGAATCGTTCTATAGTTCCTCTTTTATGATATGACTCATACTCGAATCTTGTAGGTCTTCCTCTTTTTCTGTGTTTTTCATTCCTGCTGTTGACTGGAATGTTACTTTTTATAGCTCTGGATCTTAGATACTTCCGTATAGCAACATTATCATAAGCTGAATCTGCAAGTACTTCTAATGGTCTTGTTCTTGGTTTTCTATCAGTCTTAACCTTGATACTTTCCATGATCTTGATAAATTGTTGACTATCATGTTCCTTTCCAGAAGCAATTTGGATCGTCAATGGAAAACCGTCACAACTTACACAAACATGAATCTTTATGCCTTTCCTTTTTTTATGACCGTTGTATGTGGAGTCTTCTCCCCTTTTTTAGTTTCAATGAAACTGCTATCAACACATACAACATCCATAGAGAACTTACCATTCTGGTAAGCGGAATCCCGAAGGGATTCCATTATCCTGTTCCATATACCTTCCTCTGACCATCTTTTCAGCCTTCTCCAGGCAGTTGCCTGGGAACCATAAATAGCTGGCATATCTCCCCATCTGCAACCAGTTATCAGAACAAAGAGAATACCATTGATGACCTTACGGTCATCAGCCCTCTTTCTTCCGGTTATTGGTTGTGGTGGTAAATGTGGCTTAATAAATTTCCATTGATCATCAGAGATTTCTCTGAATTCCATTCATATCCCCATAATAACATTCAGAGAGATAGTATTTATAGTTTTGATATGGGTTCATAGTAATAACTAGCACCATTTTTTAATGATTGATCTGAGAACCGTATTTGTTTGTACAATTGCAGTTGAGCTTTTTCTTGTATTAGTCATGTTCATGTATTGGAAAAATCAGAAAACTTATCCTGGTTTTCTCAAATGGACACTTGGTATTTTTTCATTATTAATTGCTCATATATTTTATTCACTTAGAGGCAATGCTCCTGATTTAATAACAATTGTGCTGGCAAATACATTTGTAATTCTTAGTGTGTTTCTCAAATTAGAAAGTCTGAAACTTTATTTTCAGGTTCCTGCTTTTCGTAGGGATGTATATTTGCTATTTTTTCCTTTGGCATTGGTATTTTACTTTTTCACAGAGTATATTGATAGTCCTCTGATTCGTACTATCATACTCACAGTATTGGCAATTCTTATATTATCTATATCAGTGTATGTTCTTTTGACTCGAAGTAGTCCTGAAGAGATGCTATTTTCCAGGCTATTTGCATCCCTTTATATGCTTTTTATTCTGGTTCTTTTTGGAAGGTTGCTTGAGTGGTGGATTGCACCACTAACCAGAGATTTGTTAACATTATCATTTTTCAACAACATTCTCGTGTTTGTAGATCTGATTATCTCTCTCGGCACGACTATAGTATTTCTTTTGCTGAATGGACAGAGAATGAACAGTGAAATTGAATTTTCAAGGCTGAAGGCACAGGAGTTTGCAGAACGCTATTCTCATGCGGTCAAATCTGCAAAAGCATATGTATGGGATCTTGATCTGGAAACCGGGGATCTATTCTGGGATGACGCACTCGATAAATTATACGGGTCACCAATTGAATCTCAAAAACAACTTAAAAGCATATGTCAGTCATTTGGTATTGATATTGATGATGTTTCAAATCTTGGGAACTTGTGTAATACGAATGTGATTGAAGAAGATCTGACTGTTGAGGTTACTTTCCACCATCCTGAAAATGGAATGAGATTCTTGCTGGTTCATGCAACTACTTCATGTGACAATTCAAATCCTAGTAGATTAAGCGGATTAATTTATGATCTCACATCTTTGAGAAAGGTTGAGCATGCATTAAAGGAATCTCACCGGAAACTAAATCTTTTAACTCAGATAACTCGCCATGATATACTTAACAGGGTTCATATTGTACGTGGTTTTGGACAACTTCTGGCCAGGGAATTAGAACAGCCTAAACAGCAGGAAATGGCAGAACATATCGTTGTAAGTGCTGATCTGATTTTTGATCTTATATCTTTCACAGGACAATATCAGAACATTGGGATGCAAGAGCCAAAATGGCAGGATATTGCTGTTCTACTGGATTCAAATGATATTCGTAATTCGATCGATGGAATTGAATTGAACCGCCCTGACTCTGGAACATTGATCTATGCAGATGTAATGCTGGAGAAACTTCTGTTCAATTTAATTGAGAATTCATTGAGACATGGTGGTGATGTAAAAGTAATTTCTCTTTCATGCGAGCACTCAGATGAATACCTCAAAATAGTATATCAGGATGATGGCGTTGGTGTTCCGGAATCTGAAAAAGATCAGATATTTGAAAGAGGATATGGTAAAAATACCGGTATGGGCTTATTTTTTTGTAGAGAAATACTGGAAATAACTAATTTGGACATCCGTGAAACCGGGGCTTTTGGTGAAGGTGTCAGATTTGAAATGAAAGTTCCTCCTGGTTATTTCAGGATTGGAAATTAATTCAGATCTTTTCTATAACCTGAAAATCGGCTAAATTTAAATCCTGGTGGGAACTTAATGCTTTCTATCTTTCTGTTTTATTATGCTTACAAACGATGCTCTTATCTATAATCGGAATCTTATATTAATCAGGGAGTTTACTAAGTTGTATTTTAAAAGGTGATCGTTTGGCTGAAACAGATTATGACGATAATAATGTAAAGATCATAACTACAGAGATTCAGACTGAAAATCCGGTACTTATTGAGGGATTTCCGGGTATAGGTTTAGTTGGTAATATTGCCAGTCAGCAGATAATAGATGAACTTAAGATGGAATATGTCGGTTCCATAGATTCCAGGCATTTTCCACCGATAGCAGTTCTCTATGAAGGGCTTATCAACATGCCAGTCAGGATTTACGAAAGCACAGAGCATGGCATGGTAATGGTGGTATCTGACATTCCAATCAATCCTGTAGTTGCATACGATATAAGCAAAGCACTTCTCACATGGGCTCAGTCCATCAATGTGAAAGAAATCGTATCCCTTGCAGGAATTGCAACCATGAGCGAGGAACACAAAGTGTTCGGTGCAGCCACCAACATGGACATGCTGGAGAGAATAAAGGAAAAAGTCGAATTATTCCAGATGGGAACAATCTCAGGAATTTCCGGCAGCATCATGGGAGAATGTCTCGTACGTGAAGTGCCGGCAATAAGTCTGCTCGGTTCAACCATGAGTCAGAACCCTGACCCAAGGGCAGCAGCAGTAGTAATTGATGTCCTGAATCTTCTTTACGACTATGGTATCAACACAGAAGGTCTCATAGAACAGGCAGAGAAGATCGAAATAGAGATGCAGAGACTCGCTGAGGATGTAAGGACAACCGAACAACCCACTGCAGGTGGAAGAAAAGAGTTCCCAATGTACGGGTGATAACATGGAATATATTGCTTTGACAGGAATATCTGAGCGTGTTATCTCAGAACTGAGACAAAACAGGCTTCTGACAATCGAGATCAGGAGTCCTAACAACTTTCTGGCTGCACTGCGCATGAACGTAGGAGAAATGCTGTTCCTGACCCACACAAGTGCCGAGGATCTCACAGGTGGCAGCATGGGTATAATCACAAAACTGGTCAGGCATCAGGTATCAACCCACCGCGTAATGCAGAGCAACGAAGCCTTTTATGAGGAACGTGAAACCACGAGCCTCAGACTTCAGCTCGACCCAAACTGTATTGCACGTGTAAGAAAAGTCCTGAACAACACCATCGGTGAAGTCACAAAAGTAGATGCTGAAGAAATCCCACTCTACAATGCCAGATGATTGTAATCAATGAGTGTAATTAGTAGGATTAGTAGGTTCAATCAAATAGACATACATAATTAATCAAAAGTTTCAGGGATGGTTTTAAGTCCCTCTTCTATTTTTTCCAGCATACTATATGAAATTCCAATCGGAACTTCCTCATTAGCATAGCCGCTATGTTTCCTAGAACCCTTGCAGCCATAGGATATCCCAATTCCCTCTTTCAGTACCCTTGCAGTACAATCTCCACATATGGATGCCGCACCAATTGATCTTGAAGTGATACTCTCTCCAAAATGAAATGCATATGCCTGTATAATCTTCATTGCACTTTCAGGTTTAAGATAAAGCAAAAGAACATCAAATTCACCATCATTCTTCTTAAGCGGCTCGATTTTAATTGACCTGTACTCTTTTTCAATCCTCGGGAGTGAGTCCACAGCTCTCTTTGCAGTCTCTTCGTCTTTGTAGCGATTGGATTTCAGGTAATAATCTGCCGGACTGTTTTCACTCAGGCCAAGTATGAATTTTCCGGGTCTGCATCTCTGGTCTTCTATCAGGAAAGATTCTCCGTTTCGTGCCAGATGAATTAGTTCACAGTAAAGCCTCTCTGAAGTTTCACCTTCATCATCACACAGGGAGATGCACACAGGTTCGCCTTCGTCCATAAGCGCTTCAATATTCGGGTAATTTTGATAATATTGATGATTTGAATAATCAGGAGAATTTGAATCGTTGTATGTTTTCATAATCTCATTTCCTGTTCTTGTGTTCCGGAATTTCTATCTTAGCTTCCGCCGCATACATATGTGCAAGTCTCGTAGGTTCTGGCAATTTATATCCTTTCAGGCAGTGTTTTACAATTTCAAGCGAGCTTTCAACAGAAACCTTGTGTCCGGGTGCGATTATGATTGGATTGCTACGTTTATTACTTTTCAGAAGCCAGCCAACCTGTTCACCTTTGAACATCAGTTTTTGTGATTCTCCCACCTCATTAGGTGTTTCGGATTCACCGCAAAGGATCTTTTTGGAAACTCCAATTGTCGGGATATCCATAACCGCTCCAAAATAAGTAGCCATGCCTGCCTTAATCGGATGATTGATGCCGCAGGAATCAAACACAATTATGTCCGGTTTATTTTTAAGTTCCGTAAAAACAGATGCAATGGCTTTTCCTTCCCTGAAGTTCAGGTAGGTGGGTATGTAAGGAAGAGGCACTTTCTGTACAATGTGCTTTTTCTCAATTAGTTCAAGTGATTTATAGTCCAGGACAGGCATAGAGCAGATGATTTTATCGTCATAATATGCGCAGTCCACACCTGCTATTCTGTCTATCTTTCCAAAGCCATCCTCAAGGCTGAGATTCCCAATGGCTTTGTTCTGGAGGAGTCTTAGTTCCTCCAGAGTACGTGAAGATGGATCGAACCAGTAATCCAGTTCGCTATTATTCAATAGTTGCCCTCACAGTAGTGAACACAGGTCCACGGATGTCTATTTTCTTCTTGTTGCTTGTGATAAAGCGCTGTGCCAGTGGTTCAAGGCGAATGTTAATCTCGGAAGGAACCTTCACGATTCTGACCCTTGTTTCAACTTCGCTTTCACCATTTTCAACAGCACATTCAATATCCTTTGCAGCCTGGCATGCAAAAGCATCAAGGAACCTTACACCAGTCCTTGCAGAATGGTTCTCAAGTACTTTCTTCCACTTCTTATTGTCAGGTACGCCAAGTACGTCATTTTCGTATGCAACAATTTCATTAAACACTGCAGGTCCACAGAGTTTTGTTTCCTCTTCCGGTTCAATAACCGAGACCTTTACTGTCTTTCCTTTGACTGTACCTTCCCATGCAGGGAATTCACACGGACTTGGGGTTGAACCATTCTCCTCACAGACAGCCACGATAGCCTTTACAATTTCCATTCCTTCTTCAGTCTCAGGAACATTAGCCACATGCACTGTCTTTGCAAGTTCGTTGTCGGTCATCTTCCATTCAGAATACTGAGTAATCTGTGGATATGTGAGAGAACGGATGTCAGTTGCATCGTGGAGTATCATTGCAAGCCTTTCCACGCCAAGTCCCAGGTTCATCACAGGATAGGGTATATCGTACTGTGAGAGGGCTGTAGGTGAGTAAATTCCAAAGGTTGCTATCTCTATCCATCCGTCGGAGTATTTTGTCTTAGAACCCACCAGATTTGGATGGTAAGCAAATACCTCTATCTGTGTGTCAGGTACGTAGTACTTGCTGCGCTTGTCATCCGGCCTGAACATAAACTTCTCAAAACCGAACTGTGAAAGTAATCCCTGCGCTACTGCTTTTCCGTGGTCTATGGTCACATTCTCATCCATAATCACACAGGATGCAGAGTAGTAAGTCATCAGACGTGCCGCATCTTCGTCCTGCTCCCTTCTGAAGCAGCGGTCAATTGAGAAGAAATTGAAAGGCGGGTTTGCACGTTCAATTACTGATGCAAGACTGATGAACCATCCTGAAGTCATGTGACTTCTGAGTGTCTTCTTGGTAGCCTGAGGAATGAGTTCCTTAAATTCCGGGAAGACCTGGTCAATCATCTCAACAACAAGTGAGTCTGATACGTTGATACTTGCTGCAATCTCAGGTACGAGGTCATCTCCTTCGACATCTCCCTTCTTGTATGCGTGAAGAACTTTCCTGATGGTCTCAATGGCTTCATCATCAACTCCCCCGAGTATCTCCTTAATCTCAGCGATACGCTCGTCTGAGATACCTACATTCGGACGTGGGAGTCCTGCAAGGTAGAAGCATCTGTCAAGGACAGCCAGCGCTTCATGGCTGAACTGCTTGTGAACCTCTCTCTCATCAACAATAAGCGGGTTCATCATTTCCTCAAATCCCATTCTGAGGTAAGCATCACGAAGCTTTGAGATTGTGTCATAAACCGGATGTGGCTTACCATATTTGATAGTCATATGTGGGTACTGTTCATTCAGCTTTGACTCGCTGATGTACTCTGTACCCTTATTCCATGCAGCGTCAAAATCCTCGCTTGCTGCTTTTTTGATATCATCAGGGTTGAATTTCATGTATATTCCTCGTAATATGTGTAAATATGTAACTGAATTGAAAGCGGGTTAATTTTGATTAATTGACTAGTTTATTCTATTCTCAAATTCCTTCATTGCCTTTTCCAGCTTCTGCTGGCGCATTGCATTTGTAAGGTCGCCTCTGGTCTTCTCTATAATTGACCTAGTGACATCGGTCTTATGTCGAAGTCCGTGTGTCATGGCGTCGGGATAGTCAAACATCATGAGGCAATTGTATATCTCTTCCATCAGGCCCAGGTATTTTTCTCCTTCTTCGGGAGTATCTTTTCTAATAAGATCCAGAATATGTCGTCTGAGTTCCCCGCCAACATCTCCAAGCCCGTTAAGGTATGCTACGTTGCTGACATTAAGTTCCTGAGGTCCGGGAATCTCGTCATCTTCACCGCTGAGTATGTTGTACACAACAAGGCATTCGACGAATTCCTGCTGGGCATGTTCCAGAAAACCGGAATAGTATATGTCAGGATGATCCGCAAGCAATGTATCCATTTTTTCTATCATTTCTACGGATTTGGATATCAGCAAATTTGCTTTATCAAAATCCCTGTTATGTATGCTGTACATTGCTGTCCTGCAGTTGCGCACAACATCTCTGGAAATTGCCAGAGTGCTTTCTCTTGCTTTGTCTTTTTCCTCAAAGCTGTCTTTTATACTACAGGATATATTGTAGATCATTCCAATCCTTTAGTTCATTTACAGCTTGATATAAACAGTTTTTCAAAAGCCTGGATAAAAACAGTGATATTTTGTCGAAACTACGGCCTATGCATAGTTCAAAATTAAAAAAAGTAAAAGGCGAACAATTATATTGTTCGTTTTACTCGTCGACCGGAATGGTCTCGAGCTGGCTTGCAACATCCCAGATGAGTGTTCTTGTGTGAACAGGGATGTTAGGGTCGTTGCTGATATCCTCAAGAATGGATATGCTTGATGATGTCCTCAAAAAGAGAGGTTCATCTTTCTTACTTAATGTTTCCAGTATATCATTTGCAGAACGCCTAATGTTTCTTGGTACTGAATTATCGTTTGCGATATATTCTAACTTTTGTTTGCATTCTTCAATGACTTGATCAAAATTTGACATGTAGGATCACCTTGATAAGTTTGAAATCAAAATAGGGTTGCTCAATTTATCCCTAAATAATTATATTCTATAAAAAGACTTTCATTGGTATATAGGTTTTGAGAAAAAGGAGATAACATGTCAAACACTGATGATGAAAATATACAAAAAATATCCCGAATGCTTGAGATTGGCGGAACAATGCTTGCACAACATTGTGGCAACTGTGGAGCCCCTCTCTTCCGCTATCAGGGTAGGGTACTATGTCCGGTCTGTGATGATGTTCGCGACCCACGTGGAAGCATGCAGCAAGCATCTGCTCCGGTAGTTACACCTGAGCCAGAAACAGAAATTTCTCCAGTAGAAGAAAAGAAAACTCCGGTTGCGGCAGTTCCGAAAACCACGCCTGTAAGATCTCAGTCTGAAGATACATCTGTGGGACAATCAACTTCAGCTCCGGCATCAATCCCTGAACTGGAAAATTTGCTCGTAAGAAAAATGGTTTCACTTGCAAATACTATGCAGGATGAAACTGATGTAAGAAGAATATCTGATTATCTTGATATGATCGAACGCTGTATGGATATAATGAATAAAATGAAGTAGCCAGGTAATCTTCAATTTGGTAAGTGGTAAACTCCACTTAACTCCCTTTTTTATTTTTAGGAATCAACGCTTATACTCACTGCCGATAATTTCCCTTATTTTTGCTGCGGTCTTGGGTCCAACATTGTTGACATCAAGCAGTTCTTCATAACTGGCTTTCATCACATTTTCCACAGAACCGAAATGTTTCAGGAGGTTTCTGGCTGCTTTCGGACCGATATCAGATATTGAAGACACAACATATTCCTGCTGCTGTGGAAGCATAGCAGCAGCTTTCTTCCCGTGCATGTTAACTTCCCGTTTCTCATCAACCTGCTCTCTTTTTGCAACCTGTTGTAAGAGGGCAGCAGTATCTTCCGGGTCGCGCGTATAGAATATTGAAACCCCAAAATCCAGTGATATTGATGACAGGGTTCCATGAATTGCATTCGGATTTATTCCTCTGCAATTAAAGAGGCTTTCACCCTCAATTATCAGTATTGGCTTTTCATAGGCTCTTGAGAGGTTTGATATCTGCTCGAACAGTTTTTGTTCAATAAGCGAACCCACAAAGTCCTGTGTATCTTTCCTTTCCGCAGCAATGCGGTCACTCAGGATGTAGTCACCAACTTCCAGTGTTTTTACTGTAATTTCAACACCGTTTCTGTCAAGGGAACGGGCAACAGAACTGCGAATCTCACGCTGGTCCACAACAATTTTGATATTATCCTTGTTTTCAGGTTTAGATTCATTGTTGTCATCGTATTCAAACAATGTCTTCTGGTCCTTCCCGTTACTATCCAGCATGAATTCCTCTTCAATTGAGTTATTCTTCCGTGCCGGCATGGCTGACTGAAGCTCTTTCATGTTGCTCTGCATTTTCCTTTCCTTTGAAAGGCTGCTCCAGTAGTATCCTTCATCCCTGGTGCCTTTTGTAACTAGAACAACAACACGACCTTCATGCTTTCTTCCTGTTCGCCCTTTTCTCTGGATACTCCTAATTTCAGAGGGAATTGGTTCGTAAAACAACACAAGATCTGTTGATGGAATATCAAGGCCTTCCTCTGCAACCGAGGTTGCCACAAGAACATTGTAATCTCCAGCCTTGAATTGTTCGATTATCTCGACCTGTTGCTTCTGTGTCAGTCCCTTATCCTTGTATTTGGACGCCTGTCCCACAAATCTCACAGGTCTTATCCCTTCAACTTCGGCAAGTGCTTTTGTCAGCATCTCGGCTGTGTCACGATAATTTGCAAAAACAATAACTCTGGAATGCGGCTTGTTCTCAAGTTCATTAAGGACTATATCTTTCACATATTCCAGTTTGGGATGCTCAAGGTCACAGTCTTTCAGGCGGTGTACGACCTGCCTGATGTAAAGGTCTTCAGCAAGACGCTTTGAAGCCTTGCTTCCACTTTTAGAACCTGCTTCGTTGTCCAGTCTTTCCATGTACATACGGAGAGCTTCAAGTCCCTGAGTTTCTGTGATTTCCACAGCGTGGCTTACTTTCAGTATCTCTGCAAGCAAGGAAATTGCACTATAAACTGAAGTATCGGGCATTCCTCCCCTGAGTTCTCCCTGAAGTTTTGTCTGCAATCCAAGAAGGTCTTTTTTTGAGACAAATCTCTTATTATATATTGGGTAACCAAGTTCAGTAAGCTTCTTGTACCTGTCTTCAAGGACCTTATTCAACAGGTCTTTAATCTCTTTCATTTCGTCAGGAAGGTTGATGCGCTTCCATTCGATCTCTTTTTTATGAATGTAAGGTTTGACATCGCTATCTGATTCAGTTTTAACGGCAACCGATTCAATGTGAAGTGATTCACAGACCTCCGCTATCTTCTCATCAGAACTTCCAGGACTTGCAGTAATCCCTAAACAAAGAGGGTTTTTTGCGGTTTCAAAATATTTCTCTGCAATATAGGTATAAGCGTAATTTCCAACTGCACGGTGTGCCTCATCAAATGTAATGTGTGTAACATTTTCAAGACTTATTCTTTTGGTAAGTATGTCATTCTCAATGACCTGCGGTGTGGAAATGATTACTTTGCCTGTTTTCCAGAGTTCTGATCTTTTTTCAGGACTGATGCTACCTGTGAATGTGAGGACTTCTTCCTCCGGAATGTTCATTACATTTTTGAAAAAAGATGCATGCTGTTCCACAAGAGGTTTTGTTGGTGAGAGCACCATGACCTTGCCGCCTAATTTCTCAAGGCGAGATGCCATGACAAGAAGACATACAACGGTTTTTCCAAGTCCGGTTGGCAAAACCACAAGTGTGGAAACATCAAGAGCCTTGCCCGCCAGATCAAGTTGATATAGCCTCTGCTCCACAGTATCTGCTTTTATCAAAGGGTGTTTGATATATTCCGGCATGTTACCATACTTGCATGTTTGCAATTTTTATGATTATTATAATATTTACATTAAGTATCTGGTTTTGCAATATATAATCTCTTCAGGCTTTTAAAGCTGAGCTAAGCAGGGTGAAAGTATTGTTTAATTTCGAAAACAGGAAATGAACTAATAAAGTAAAAGAAAAACTAAAAGAGAAAAGAAAATGAATTTAGAGTGCTTTTCCAGCACTCTCAAAATCCCTATTCATGTAAATCATCTCATAAATAAGGTCTGCAATTCCGTCAATTGGTGCACGAACCTGCTTCATGCTGTCCCTGTCCCTGATTGTGACGGTGTTATCTTCCAGTGTATCATAGTCTATTGTAATGGAGTATGGTGTTCCAATCTCATCGTTTCTTCTGTAACGTCTTCCGATGGTTCCTGAGTCATCATAGGAAACAAGCAGGCCTTTTTGTTTCAACTGAGCCTCGATTTGCCTTGCAGGGTTGATGAGTTCTTCCCTTGTAAGCAGTGGAAGAATTGCAACCTGTACAGGAGAGACTTCCTTCTTGAATCTCAGGACAATCCTTGCTTCTGCCTCTTCATTCTCAGTTTCTTCCTTGCCGCTGACCATTTCCTCTTCAAATGCATGTTCCATGGTTGAGTAGAATATCCTGTCAATACCGTAGGATGGCTCGATAACGTGAGGAATGACATTTTCTCCGCTTATCTTGACAGTTTCCTCTGCAAACTCGACAATATCTCCGGGTACAGTTACTTCTTCTCCGTCAACAGTGATTGTGATGTTCTCCTGTTCGAGTTCTGCCTGGTTGAGTGCTTTGAGTGCATCTGCAACAGCCTTTGCCTTTCCTTTGAAGAGTGGTCCGAGTTTACCCATATTTGGCTTGACAACAAACTGAGTAACCATCTTAGGTTCGCTGTATTCTCTGTAGATTGAGAGTTCGGTCTTGCTTACAGCAGCATGTGCCTTCAGGTCATAGTCTGTCCTGTCTGCAATTCCCACAACTTCTACCCAGTCGAATCTGTCAGTTAGAATCTCAGCATCCCAGCAGTCTATTGCATAGTGTGCCATCTCATCTTTCTGGTGCTGTCTGAATCTCAGCTTGTCTGCTGAAATTCCAATACGCTGGAGAAAATGGTTTGTAAGTCCTATCTGGTAAGCGAGGAACTCGTGGGCAATGGTGCCTTTCTCCACTGCTTCGCCGAGAGTCATTTTCTCGATAACACCTTTATGCTGTGCTTCCTCGGAGTAAAGGTTGATAACAGTGTCAGCAAACCTGCTGAAGTTTGCGTGTTTTTTGTCGTTAGGATCAATAAATATCTCAGCTTCAGCCTGGGTAAATTCTCTTAGCCTGATAACTCCCTGTCTTGGTGAGATCTCGTTACGGTAGGATTTTCCGATCTGTGTTGCACCGAACGGAAGTTTCTCACGGTAGAATCTTGCGAGTCTTAAAAAGTCAACAAACATTCCCTGTGCAGTCTCAGGACGCATGTATCCCTGTCTTCCTGTACCCGGGCCGATGTTTGTCTTGAACATGAGGTTAAATTCATAGGCCTCTCCCAGTTCCCCATCACATTCAGGACACCTGACATTGTTCTCTATTATAACTTTGTCAAGCTCTTTGACGTGAAGTGCGTCAGCACAGTCTACTATTTTGTCAATAAGATGATCTGCCCTGAATGCTTCTCCACAGTTTTTACATTCACAGAGAGGATCTGAGAAACCGCCAACGTGACCTGATGCCACGAAAACTTCTTCAATACCGATTGTTGGGGCTTCTATCTCCATGAAACCCTCCTGTACAACGTAGGTTTCTCTCCAGATCTGCTCAATCCTGCGCTTTAAGGTGCTTCCAAGTGGTCCGTAGTCGTAAAATCCTGCGGTTCCTCCGTATAGCTCAAAAGAGTTCCACAAAAATCCGCGACGTTTAGCCAGTTCTATTACCTGCTCATATTTATCCATGAATGATCCTCGATAATTGTGTATATCTATGATTCTTATGAGTCATCGATATGCCC from Methanolobus tindarius DSM 2278 harbors:
- a CDS encoding DEAD/DEAH box helicase; translated protein: MPEYIKHPLIKADTVEQRLYQLDLAGKALDVSTLVVLPTGLGKTVVCLLVMASRLEKLGGKVMVLSPTKPLVEQHASFFKNVMNIPEEEVLTFTGSISPEKRSELWKTGKVIISTPQVIENDILTKRISLENVTHITFDEAHRAVGNYAYTYIAEKYFETAKNPLCLGITASPGSSDEKIAEVCESLHIESVAVKTESDSDVKPYIHKKEIEWKRINLPDEMKEIKDLLNKVLEDRYKKLTELGYPIYNKRFVSKKDLLGLQTKLQGELRGGMPDTSVYSAISLLAEILKVSHAVEITETQGLEALRMYMERLDNEAGSKSGSKASKRLAEDLYIRQVVHRLKDCDLEHPKLEYVKDIVLNELENKPHSRVIVFANYRDTAEMLTKALAEVEGIRPVRFVGQASKYKDKGLTQKQQVEIIEQFKAGDYNVLVATSVAEEGLDIPSTDLVLFYEPIPSEIRSIQRKGRTGRKHEGRVVVLVTKGTRDEGYYWSSLSKERKMQSNMKELQSAMPARKNNSIEEEFMLDSNGKDQKTLFEYDDNNESKPENKDNIKIVVDQREIRSSVARSLDRNGVEITVKTLEVGDYILSDRIAAERKDTQDFVGSLIEQKLFEQISNLSRAYEKPILIIEGESLFNCRGINPNAIHGTLSSISLDFGVSIFYTRDPEDTAALLQQVAKREQVDEKREVNMHGKKAAAMLPQQQEYVVSSISDIGPKAARNLLKHFGSVENVMKASYEELLDVNNVGPKTAAKIREIIGSEYKR
- a CDS encoding UPF0147 family protein, translating into MSNFDQVIEECKQKLEYIANDNSVPRNIRRSANDILETLSKKDEPLFLRTSSSISILEDISNDPNIPVHTRTLIWDVASQLETIPVDE
- a CDS encoding Sjogren's syndrome/scleroderma autoantigen 1 family protein produces the protein MSNTDDENIQKISRMLEIGGTMLAQHCGNCGAPLFRYQGRVLCPVCDDVRDPRGSMQQASAPVVTPEPETEISPVEEKKTPVAAVPKTTPVRSQSEDTSVGQSTSAPASIPELENLLVRKMVSLANTMQDETDVRRISDYLDMIERCMDIMNKMK
- a CDS encoding translin family protein; the protein is MIYNISCSIKDSFEEKDKARESTLAISRDVVRNCRTAMYSIHNRDFDKANLLISKSVEMIEKMDTLLADHPDIYYSGFLEHAQQEFVECLVVYNILSGEDDEIPGPQELNVSNVAYLNGLGDVGGELRRHILDLIRKDTPEEGEKYLGLMEEIYNCLMMFDYPDAMTHGLRHKTDVTRSIIEKTRGDLTNAMRQQKLEKAMKEFENRIN
- the sepS gene encoding O-phosphoserine--tRNA ligase, which produces MKFNPDDIKKAASEDFDAAWNKGTEYISESKLNEQYPHMTIKYGKPHPVYDTISKLRDAYLRMGFEEMMNPLIVDEREVHKQFSHEALAVLDRCFYLAGLPRPNVGISDERIAEIKEILGGVDDEAIETIRKVLHAYKKGDVEGDDLVPEIAASINVSDSLVVEMIDQVFPEFKELIPQATKKTLRSHMTSGWFISLASVIERANPPFNFFSIDRCFRREQDEDAARLMTYYSASCVIMDENVTIDHGKAVAQGLLSQFGFEKFMFRPDDKRSKYYVPDTQIEVFAYHPNLVGSKTKYSDGWIEIATFGIYSPTALSQYDIPYPVMNLGLGVERLAMILHDATDIRSLTYPQITQYSEWKMTDNELAKTVHVANVPETEEGMEIVKAIVAVCEENGSTPSPCEFPAWEGTVKGKTVKVSVIEPEEETKLCGPAVFNEIVAYENDVLGVPDNKKWKKVLENHSARTGVRFLDAFACQAAKDIECAVENGESEVETRVRIVKVPSEINIRLEPLAQRFITSNKKKIDIRGPVFTTVRATIE